actTGAGGAAAACCATTTTctgttttatatatacatagtgAAATTGCTGTAtagatgcataaaaaaaaaaaaattctagtaGATTGGTACAATAAATAACTATGTTTTTTCAGGTGCATGTTCATACTTGATGAATTGATTGGTCGAGATAAGATTCATGTCCATGTTGAAGGAATAAAAGCTAAATTGCATGGGTTATCTGAAAGTAGAATATCATATGGAATTGCTAATATAGGTGAAACAGGTGGCACAAGTAAGCACTCTAGAAGTCAAGATGTGATTCCTATATTACCTCAACTGAATGATGACATTGACgatgagaaaaaaaagattgtGAAAGAGGTGGCTGACATAAGCAACACTGATCGATCAGTGATCGCTATAGTCGGTATGGGTGGTCTGAGAAAGACCACACTTGCTAAATCCATTTATAATGATCATGATGTCAAGAGAAGTTTTGCTAAACTTGCATGGGTAATCATATCTCAAGAATATACCATCCTTGATATTTTAAAGAGAATCTCATCAGAAGTTTCAGCAACTTCATCAAGAGATGAAATCCAAGATCTCTCAGTCGCTATTTctgaaaaattgaagaaaggCAAGTATTTGGTCAttcttgatgatgtttggaaAAAAGATGTATGGGATCAATTACAAAAGGTTTTTCCAAATGTTAATAATGGAAGTAGAGTTATCATCACCACTCACTTCTTAAATGTTGCTAAGATTGCAAATCCTACCATCCAACCTCATGAATTGAGTTTGTTAAACGAAAAGGAGAGCATGGAATTGTTTCTTCGCAAGGTCTTCCCAAGACAAGATACTGAAACATGTTGCCCGATAGATTTGGTTGATTATGCTCATCAGCTTTTTCAGAGGTGTAGTGGCTTACCATTGGCACTAGTAGTCACTGGAGGACTTATGTCAACCAAACCAAAAAGTAGAGATGCATGGCAGAAAGTCTTTGAAAGCATGAAAAGGCAATTTGTGGAAGGTGGGAAAAGATGTTTAGAAATACTTACATTGAGTTATAATGATTTGCCATATTATTtgaaatcatgttttctttattttggttgtttcCGAGAGGACATGAAAATTTCTGCACAAACATTAATTAGATTGTGGTCAGCAGAAGGTTTCTTACCAACAGAAAATGGTAAAACCACAGAAGAAGTTAGAATAGGTTATCTAGAGGAGTTGGCACAAAGATGTTTGATACAAGTTACCAACAGGAGATATGATGATATTGAGGCCTATTGCCAAATCCATTGATCTCTTGCGTGATATGTGCATTAAGGAAGCCAAAGAGAACAAATATCTAGAAATCTACATGAATGACACCGAAGATCATGTGACAATGCCTAATATAGCCCGACGACTAatcatatttaatgatattgaGACTCTAAACTATTCTAACTCAAAGTTGTGGGTTTTATTCTTCGGTGGATATATTTATGATCCTCTGACCTTCCAAGCTATGAATAGACAGCTTGGTGgatttaaattattaagagTGCTTTATTTGTTTAGTCTGCATATGCTAGAATTTCCAAGTGAAttaatcaaatcattaatttatttaagataTCTTGAGTTGCATGCTGACAATCTGAAGGAAGTTCCATCATGGATTAGTCATCTCCACAATCTCCAGACTTTTATTATAGTTAGtggaattttaaaaaagatatcAAATTCACTCTAGAGGATTGACAGTCTCAGGCATGTTGATGTACCTATATATGTCATTGTGGGTTCATCCACTAAATATGGGAAATATTGTACTAAAGAATTTGCAAACTTTAAAAAGTGTAAATGCTGGAGAATGGATAGGGAATGTGTTGCCAAAGCTCACAAATCTACTCAAATTGAAGATATATGATGTCTCTAATGATCATGCCAGTGCACTATCTTCATCACTCCAGAAATTGGGTCGTCTTATACAAGGAGATGTAATTCCTTTGGACAATATCATTACAGCCTTTTCCAATCAACATTGCCTCAAGAAATTGAAACTCAATGGAAGGTTGAACTGCAAAGAGCTTCCACGCACCGATGTATTTCCTCACCCACTAGTGAAACTAACTCTGATTAATTCTAATTTGGAGCAAGACCCAATGCCAACACTAGAGAAGTTGCAATCTCTCAAATATCTACAACTTTTCAGGTCATATATAGGTAAAAAGATGATATGTTCGGCAACAGGTTTCCCACAACTATTGACCCTTGACATTGAGTATTTTCTTGAACTTGAGGAGTGGAAGATAGAGGAGAAGGCAATGCCATGTCTCAAGTATTTAAATCTCAGTGCTTGTCTGGAGCTGAAGGTGGTTCTTGAAGGACTAAAGAATGTTCCACTTGATGAATTGGTATTGCATTTCATGCCTGAAGACTGGTCCAAGATTCAATATGTGCCCAACTTCTCTTGTCATTAAGTgagttcttttaattatttggtaTAACTTTGATTTCTTCTATTACTTTAGAACTAACACTCATCTCGATATTTCAGCATGCAACAATGGATACATGTTCAATTGTTACCTGCCTTCGAAAGGTAattcttaatattttattaatttgtattttgtttgttttgttatcaAGGAATTATCAAGATaacaaaagggaaaaataatGGATTTTTGTAGGTGTGAGTGAGGAGTGCTTTTGGACTTCAAAGGAACTCCAGATTAAGTCGCAAGCAAGAAAACATGCATGAAGTTTCTCATGAACTCTACATGATGTATGTGTAGATGTCTAGTTTTATTCATGTAATGTAATTGGGTTCCATAGTTCATGTTTTTATACCTATTTGTGTGTGACAATGTATTacactatttttattatgataatagTGATTTGTCACAGTACTATAAATAGTACATTACTATAGTATTCGTCTGGAATAGCACCTATAAGCCCACTTGTAAGTcattttgaaaactttttttttttcaaaatggaCTCAAATCACCTCAAACTTATTCATCTTGatttatatgttttcattttagcTTGAACACAAAATAGAAATGAATTAATCACCAAATCCAATCATAAATTCAATAATAACATGTAaagtgttataaataaataataattaaatgcatTCATTTAAACACATATCGTATACTATAATTGTCAATTTCATCAACCCTATTTCCATACTCAAAATTCCAACTTGCACAGAGTGAGCATCCCAACATCGCAGCACCACAACCACCTCAATAGTGAACCCTCACCCTTCAGCATGAGTTGACCTCTGTCACCTTCTGGCAGACCTCTTCAACTCCTCTGtgttttgttttctcttcttttgcTGCTTTAGTGTGTGATTTTAGAAGTGCATCACCTCTGGTGATGTACTTCTTATTCTttatgttcttgtttttgtttttgttttactttttctacCCATGCTTCCGCTTGGGGtacttttttttgtattgtttcaGCTTGTTCTATTCCTTAGTTTGCTAATAAAgtcatggtttatccacttttatcaaaaaaaaaaaattccagcTTGCCATATTAAATGCATTCTCTTCTAAAACTGGTATAAGTTTTTAGAGATTGTTAACAACCATaatataataccctagttggtccctctacttttctctctcttcccttttggtccctctactcagaaatgctcccgactagtccctccaCTTCTGAAAATGTGCTCACTTacttaaaaatgctcccaaccaatccctctacttttaaaccTAATACTGCATTGTCTGGTGTTTCAACACTGGATGAGCAACAAAGCTTGTCTTTAGCAAGTTTCTTGCCGTACCTTTTGAATTTAAGGATAGAGCAACTTCTTAATAAAATTCTTaagtataattattaatacaaccATTACATACACTATAAAATCTTATCATGATTATTGGATAATAAAAACCTCAATTATataatttgagaaaataaataataatcaactgaATCAACTGATTATGACATGCATTAATTACTGGCTttgtattctttatttttcattatttatgtgccatttgtttatttatttgcagtTTTAAGTGAGGTcagaaaagaatttttttttttgatgaaaagtggataaaccactgatttattgagaaagaaaaaaaacagtaCAGGGATAAAAttctctcaccagaagtgaagGAGAAAGGTACAATAAAACagagaaaggaaaataaaaggaGGTAAAAGTCTGTTCAGGCGGAAGACACCGTCTGGCTTCTCAGGCCTGGTCAGAGGATCTGGTGGTGCAACAACTCCAATGGGGTGTCTTGATCGAGTTCGTTAGGAGGATTTGATGCTCTTGCGCTGAGGAAGTCAAGGgagcgcttgattttctgtGATGCTTCATTGAGTGTTTGTTGATATCTATCCGCTGCCGTTGAGAACCatgaaagaagcatattagcagttttaaaGATTATGTTTAAATGTGGTAAAGCAGTTTGTTGAAAGATACGAGAGTtcctttcaagccaaatatttcCATAAAATTGCATGGGAAATGAGGTCCCAGAGTGGTCGGAGTTGAGGTGCAAGGGACAGAATCTAGGTGGTCCACAAGAGCGGGATGGTTTGTGGGAGAGAAGATGAATCTAAGGATTGAATAAAGAATGCCCAAATGCGTTTGGAGAATTCGCAATCGATGAAAAGATGTTGAATGTTCTCGGAACCGTTGTGACAGAGGACACAGGTGTCAgtggaattttgaaaattacaacCTTTCTTGAATAAACTAGAGAGAGTGAGGATCTTGTCTTCTCCAGCTAGCCAGCAGAACatagtgattttgctagggTTACGACTCTTCCAAAAAAGGGGGTACAGTGGGCTGCGGGTTCCATCATCAATAAGATATTTATAGAAGGATTTAACGTGAAGGTGCCACTTTTTTCAAGGTTCCAATTAAGAGAATCATTCTGTGTGTGGGAACATTCAGGGATAATATCAAGAAGGGGAGATAGCGTGTCTTGCATGGCAGTATGAAATATGTGgtctttgttattaataaattgtGAGAATTTCCTGATTGTTATCCAAGGAGCTTTATAATCATTGAAAAGGTCAGGCCAGTGGTCTCTTAGTAGGATTCCTGCGTGATAGCGGTCAAACCAAAGATAGGTATTAGAGCCACTATTGATCTTTTTTGAAATACAAGATCGGAAGGAGGGAAGAGTAGAAGTCACATCCACCcagaaaaaagatttatttctgGGTGGGTTGTGGAAAAGGATTCCGTTTATATCTCTAAAAGAGTAATTGGCATGAATAATTTTGGCCCAACCACAATTTGGGTTGCAAGAaagtttccaccaccattttccaagtaaaGCATTGTTGAAGGTCTGAAGGTTAAGTATACCCCAACCACCCATATCTCGCGGTCTAGTAATCCTATTCCAGGCAATTAATCTGATTCCTTTGGGACCCAAGTCAGGGCATCTCCAGAGAAAATCTCTCCGAATTTTGTCAATTTCCTTGATCACCCATGCGGGGAACTTGAAAACCGACATCCAGTACACAGACGTAGAGGAGAGGACAGAGTTTACAAGAGTTAAACATCCACCAAGCGATAAATCGTTTGCTTTCCAGGAAGTAAACCTTGAGCGAACCATGCCCGTGATAATAGCCCAGTCATTCCGTCTAGGTCGTCGACCAGAGAGAGGAATACCTAAGTAAGTGATTGGAAGGCTGCTACGGGAACAGTTAAGGATTCTAGCAGAGGAGTGATGGGTTTGGAAGCCGTAGTTAGAGGAAAAGAGGCAGcttttagaataattaattGTCAAGCCAGAAGACCCCTCGTAAAGATACAATATAAGTTTAATGATTTTTAGGTCTTCATGTCCTCCAGTAGAAAAGATTAGGAGGTCATCAGCATATTGGAAGTGACAAATGCTATCAGCATGATTCAGAGGAACCCCAATCAAGACTTTGGATTTGAGTGCATGGAAGAACATAGCGCTTAAAACATCAATGACCAGGGCAAAGAGTAAAGGAGAAAGGGGATCACCTTGCCTTAGACCTCTTTTACAACGAATGTAACCCTGGGTAGTTCCATTGATAATGAATTGAGCCTTTGCAGTGCTGAGAATGGAGTTGACCCAGGAGAGCCATTTAGGTCTAAAGCCTCTTGCAGCTAGGATTTCAAGTAGGAAGTTCCAGTCTACTGAGTCAAAAGCTTTTGCGAAATCAACTTTAAAAATGTGACCAAGgcgttttcttttttgaagatTGAAAATGACTTCTTGAGAGCCAACAATATTGTCCACAATACATCTGCCCTTAATGAAACCAGATTGTGCATCGTCCACCAGTAAATTGATTACTGTACTAAAACGATTAGCAAGaattttggagatgattttacaGGTGGAATTGATAAGGCTGATTGGACGGAAATCCGCAACATTGGCAGGCATATTATTTTTAGCAATAAGAGCGATATGAATCCATTTAATacgctcaagattaatggtacACTCGTAGAAGTCTTCGCAAAGTTTGACAATTGAGGGTTGGAGTATGGTccagtgtttttgaaaaaagaacatGGGGAAGCCATCCGGACCTGGTGATTTGTCGGGGTTGAGACCAAAAACTGCAAGTTTAATTTCTTTAGGAGTGAAAGGAATTTCAAGCTGTGAGAGatcaattctttccttatgattaaAAAGGATGTTCCAGTCAATGAGGAATCTATTTGGTAACGATGTGCCAAAGGCTGAGCGGTAGTGGTTTGTGAAGATTCTACCAATATGCTCATTACCAGTTATCCAATGATCCTCCTGAAGAATACTAGGGATAAGGTTTCTATTTCTCTTTCCGTTAGCAACATGGTGAAAGAATTTTGTGTTAGAGTCCCCTTCTCTAAGCCAAGTAATTCTAGAGCGTTGTTTCCAGTAAATTTTTTCCTGATTTAAAGTGGTGTAGAGTTCAGATCGGATTTGAGAAAGACGGTTAGACTCATCCTCAGATAATGGTCTGGTTTCTCCGATAATGTCAATGGAATGTAATTCAGACAGGAGACTAAATTTTAGAATCTTGGAAGCGCAAAAGGTGTTTTTGGACCAGGTGCGGAGATTGGATTTTAAATGAGCAAGTTTTTTGGATAAGATAAACGCTCCGTAGCCAACAGGATTAAGTTCTGACCACCAATCTTGAACAAGACTTGTGATGTCAGGATTGGTATACcagaatttttcaaatttgaagagTCTGGATCGCTTAAAGTGTGTTCCAAAATTGAGGCAGATAGGTGAATGATCTGAACCAAATCTGGGAGATCAAATTGGGTAGATCTGGGATATAAGGAATCCCAATCGTGAGAATAAAGGAATCTGTCGAGGTGGACCCAAATAGGGTTAGATTGTCCGTTAGTCCATGTGAATTTTCTCCCACTAATAGGTGGATCGATGAGATCAAGCTCACTTAGGAGGTTCTGGGATGTGATGATATCTCTAGGATTAGAGATGCCGTTATTTTTGTCTTCAAAGTAAAAGACTGTATTGAAGTCTCCACAGACGATCCAGGGAGTTGAAATGAGGTTTCTTAAAGTTCGGAGTTCATTCCAAAAATTTGATCTAATGGTTCTGGAGTTAGGCCCATAGACGCTAGAGCAGGTCCAGGTGGAGTTATCGAAACGATTTGTGAATCTGATGGTAATAGAAAAGGATCCCTTATGAAataggttaccaataagaagtGAGCTATTCCAGGCGAGGATAATTCCTCCTGCAGTGCCTTGAGCCGGGATAAATTCAAAAGAGTCAATACGTTTACCTCCAATTAATCTCCAGAGAGAACTATGAATGTtttggagtttagattcttggaAGCAAATAATGTCTGCTTTGGaatttaaaataacttcttTCACTAAGTGGCATTTAGAGGGTCTGCCTAGACCTCTGATATTCTAGTTTAATATAATCATAACGACAGATAATATCTAAGTAGGTCTCGAATGGGACCCAAGGGATACCGGGGATTTGGATTTCCTATTGTCTTCGAGAGATCGTATTTTGTCTAGGCATTTGTTTTTATGACTAGGGGAGCCTAGGAATTTAATGCCACAAGAGTTACTGTATTTAAGAATTTGAGCAtcagtccaagaagaaaaaactgAATTAAGAAGGGAGGGCATACCTTCTCGTGGATCttcagggatttttttttttggaagagcgAGGAGGGAGAGGTACGAACCCAGCTTCTTCATTCCATCGTCCTGATGGTTTCATGGGTCTGTCACTTCTTCTGAGTTGTTTAGAGTCTGGGTGAAGATGTTTTGGAGTATCTTCCTTGGTACCAGAGATATCTGGTACAGGGACAGTTTGGAGATCGTTGTCTTCCTGTTCGATGCAGTTTTCATTAGGAAGTAGATCCTCATCATCCATGTCATGATCAAGAATATTCTCATCATCTCCCCAGTCAAGGAGTTCATCATCAGAGGGAATCTCCATTGGTGAGTTCAGGGGTGTGGGATCTTCTTGTTCATAGAATTTTCCTGAATTAATACTTGGCACCAGGGTCCAACCTCCATAAATGAAAATCCATTTATAGTCATCAGGGATAGGCAAGGTTGGGGGAAGATCTTGCAGGTGAATAGGAATACTTTCCTGCAATTGGAGCCCAGTGTAGATCCCTGTCCAAGATCTGTAATAGGGAGTGTATTGTGAGTTTCACTAGGCAAAGATGCCTTAACAATTGTggatttaaataaattagaatgatgcttatcttgatgaataaaatctgcATCAAATGAATGATTAGTAGTGTGCTTATCACGAGGCAAAGCCATTTTTAAAGGTAGAAGTGTGTTGAGATCATGAGTGATCGAATCTTGAGGTATCTCATCAGATGGTTGGGAGGAATCTTGATCAGAGGACTGATCACGATGAGGATGCTTCTCTGCGGAGATATCATCTCGAGGCATCTCAGCATCTAAGGAATGATGCTCACGGGTTTTACAGGATTTTCGGGAAAGCATATCACGAGGCGGTTGAGTCAAATGCAAAGTTCCAAACCGGATGATAGAGTTCTCATCACGAGGCATTTGGATGGCCGTTGTTGGCCTCTCCATCACGTCTCCACTGCATGGCGACAGTGAATCGTGTCCCTCGGCTTGTTCACGAGGGACCGACGAAATCTCGGGAGTTCTCGTGGGCAACCGGTCATCAGGAGGGGGAAATTTTTCCCTGAGATCCGCAAGCAATGTTTCCTGTTGATTGTCCAAGGCTGGAGCAATACTCAACGGCCTTGCCGGGGGAAATATCGACGGGGGGAGGAACGATGGGAGCTTTGCCCTTATCGGATTTAGGGACATAAACAATGTTATTGGGTGGTGGTGCAGAGCGAAGATGGGTCggagggtgagtcgagtggCCTTGAATTATCTTGGAACGGAGAATGTGGACTCCATCGTCTTCAAGCTTAACTAAGAAGCTTCTGATGCCGACGTCCACCGTGATCTCCAACGGGAAGGAGATCGATGGTTTAAGCCTGACGAGGGTTCGCAGATGCTCCAGCGTCACATGTTCCTTCTTTTGGACGTAAATTAAATCGCCGATCGGCCGGAGTATATCAACAATAGAGTCCCAGTTCCAGCAGTGGAGAGGGAGGTTGGAGATCCTGATCCAGTTATAATTGCCGGCGGCCACCGCGTGAGAACCAAACTCGGCGGTCCAATGAGAGAGAGATACAGCAAGGTCCATAGATTGAGTTGAGAGTTAAAGGGCTCCTCTCCACGGCTATTGCTGCTTCTCTGTCGGAGGACATCGTGAGGATGAAGTCGTTGTTGAATGGGATGATGTGTTCATAGAGATCAGAGTTAAGGTACTGAGGAAGGGAATCATGAAGTGAACGAACGCATGCATTGCCTGAGACAACCCTAATTATCTCCATCTTCTTGAGCTCATCTTTCGATTTTAATATTGACTCAGATATAGGTGAGACGCGAAGAGAGGACTTATTGGTTTTCACAGGGATATGGAGGAGTGGTTTGAGTTCAGATGAGGAACCCTGAGCTTTGGAGTTAAAGGATGAGGTTTCCTGCGAGTAGATCTTAGAGCGAACTCTGGCTTTTATAAAATCTGGACGAAGGGGAGGGCAACGGTGAGGGCAACGGATGGCGAGGTGTCCAACGTCAGAACAGCGTTTACAGGTGAGCTGGAGTTGGCACTCCTCAACCTTGTGTCCGGTTCTCAAACATTTTGAGCAGGTTTCTGCGGAGTCCGGCGAGCGTCTCCTCTTTGTAGAAGCAGGGAGGAAGGAGGTGTATGAGCAACGTCTGCGTACGTTGTACCCTCTCTCACCGGAGAGGTCTTGAGGTGTTAATGGACCTGTAGATTATGGCTGCGCTGTGGAGCAGGGAGACTTTGAGGAGGGATGGGTTGATAGGTTTGAGAGGTGTTGGAACTAAAATTCCTGCGAGATCTGCCAGTAAAACCCCCGCAAGGTCCACCACGAGGATGACGGAAGCTACGAGAATTAGCATGTTGGCCGGCGAAGTTCTCTCGAGAGCTGCTGAGAAATCTCATGGCCGGGGTCACTGTTCACGCGAGGGATCACTAATTGTTTGTTGCTACATGTGACAAAcaaattagtaatttatttagtaatttataGAAACTGTATGATGTTGaataaattagtaatttatttatttaaaaaatataaaagataaaccGGGCGTGATGCACGATGCCACGAGATGGAATCCCATGATCATTGGGTCAAGACCATCCATGTATTTCCGGGCTTGATGGATCTCGAAAAGTCAAACTAatattagctttttttttaattttaaaatattaaattctaaacttatatttattttattcaatgttttattttgtttcaaatatttcCCATCCCATTTCAACTGGGATGCCACTATAAACCTAGTGGATCTtacttctgtacttgtatttttaatataaattatagtttattttaattttttttccaaatatatcCAAAGTTCTTGCAGCTTGATCCAAGCTGTTCTAGTGTTTTTTCACATAAATTATAgcttattcaatttttttctgttAAGTCTGATAACGTGGATtagcattatatgacaagccataTAGTGACATGGCAAAAGAATGATGACGTGGATAGAgatgactcatcaaaggaagaagtgactaggatgatgatgtggcaaaggatgaTGTCATGACGTGTGATAAAGATCAACGTGGAGATTTTATTTAGAGggttatgaagatcaaggttgaaGATTTTACTTGGTAGATGTTCCTCTCATCAAAGTGATGTgataataaactatttttggaaagtacaTCAAGTCTATAGGATCTCTTCAAtaaaggtaagttttattttaggtatgattgtCTATCCTTGGTAAAATCCGGGATgacaattcatatctttgatagaactcctttttagaaagatctatttaaagagagaggaatattctatcattggtaagaattcaagatcatgaagaaacTATTAAAAGACACaaggtttagtttggtgtgaaactatttgaagacacaaactatttgcataagatatgattaaagatttggagatccaagcatggatgattgaagatcatgcttgaagatattgaaggctaaacttggatgaagatgagatcaagtttagtaacaatatttcatgtgccaaaataagatcatttggaagaacaaacttgggccaagtttggaaagaagatcaggagatcttcggtggctatcttt
This portion of the Dioscorea cayenensis subsp. rotundata cultivar TDr96_F1 chromosome 3, TDr96_F1_v2_PseudoChromosome.rev07_lg8_w22 25.fasta, whole genome shotgun sequence genome encodes:
- the LOC120255509 gene encoding probable disease resistance protein At1g58390; this translates as MFILDELIGRDKIHVHVEGIKAKLHGLSESRISYGIANIGETGGTSKHSRSQDVIPILPQLNDDIDDEKKKIVKEVADISNTDRSVIAIVGMGGLRKTTLAKSIYNDHDVKRSFAKLAWVIISQEYTILDILKRISSEVSATSSRDEIQDLSVAISEKLKKGKYLVILDDVWKKDVWDQLQKVFPNVNNGSRVIITTHFLNVAKIANPTIQPHELSLLNEKESMELFLRKVFPRQDTETCCPIDLVDYAHQLFQRCSGLPLALVVTGGLMSTKPKSRDAWQKVFESMKRQFVEGNVLPKLTNLLKLKIYDVSNDHASALSSSLQKLGRLIQGDVIPLDNIITAFSNQHCLKKLKLNGRLNCKELPRTDVFPHPLVKLTLINSNLEQDPMPTLEKLQSLKYLQLFRSYIGKKMICSATGFPQLLTLDIEYFLELEEWKIEEKAMPCLKYLNLSACLELKVVLEGLKNVPLDELVLHFMPEDWSKIQYVPNFSCH